DNA from Bacillus sp. Marseille-P3661:
CCATTTTCTAGGCCATTTTCAACAACTCTGCTACCTCCAGCTAATAGAGTAGCTCCTTCTTCTTTACCTTTTTCAATATAATGAAGAACAGTATTCAATTGGCTTTCACTTGCACAAGGTCCCATCCAAGTTTCCTCGCGAAGACCGTCACCAACTTTTAATTCTTTAACTTTTGCAACTAATTTTTCTTTAAATGCTTCATAAACTTCGCTTTGTACAATTACACGGCTCGTACAAGTACATTTTTGACCTGTTGAACGTAGACCACCGCTGATTGTTGCCTCTACTGCTAAATCTAAATCTGCATCATTAGCAACGATAACTGGGTTTTTACCGCCCATTTCTAATTGGTATTTAGCGCCACGAGCTAAAGCACCTGCTCCTACAGCTTTACCAACTTGGTCTGAACCAGTGAATGTAATTCCATTAATATCTTTGTGATCAATAATACCTTGTCCGATTACAGAACCAGATCCAGTTACTAAGTTTAAAACACCTGCAGGTAATCCAGCTTCAGCAAAGCATTCAACAACCTTTGCAGCTGTTACTGCTGTTTCACCAGCTGGTTTAAGCACAACCGTGTTACCATAAACCAAAGCAGGCGCTATTTTCCAAATCGGAATCGCTACTGGGAAGTTCCAAGGTGTAATCACACCTACAACACCTAATGGTTTACGTGTTGTAAACATTAATGCTTCACTATCAGTTGATGGGATTACATCCCCAACTTTTCTCAAGCCTTCTCCTGCATAATAGCGTAGAATTGCGATACCACGAGCTGTTTCACCTTTTGCTTCTGGGAATGTTTTTCCCATTTCTTTTGTCATTGTTGCAGCGATTTCATCGATATTTTTTTCGATAACATTAGCAATTTTATAAAGAAAATCGCCTCTTGCTGAACCTGATAATTTTCTCCATGCAACTTGAGCAGTTTTTGCAGCTGCAACTGCTTTATCTAAATCTTCTTTTGTTGACTTTTGAACATATCCAACGATTTCATTTTTATTAGCAGGATTAATGCTAGCTGTCACTTCTTCTGATGTTCCTGCTACCCATTCACCATTAATGTAGTTCAANGCTGCAACTGCTTTATCTAAATCTTCTTTTGTTGACTTTTGAACATATCCAACGATTTCATTTTTATTAGCAGGATTAATGCTAGCTGTCACTTCTTCTGATGTTCCTGCTACCCATTCACCATTAATGTAGTTCAAATATGTTTTTACATCTGTTTGTACAGTCATAATTTTACTACCACCTTATCGTTAATATTTTACTAGCTTAGTATAACACTTGTTTATTAGAATGTGGGACCAATTCTCCAAATTCCAAAATCATGTTGTTTTAGTATCTCTGCTTTTGTTAATTTACCTGATGAAACTGTAGTAATTTCAGAAAAAATCCGTTGACCAACTTCACTAACTGTTTCAGTACCATCGATAATTGTACCAGCGTTTAAGTCGATATTATCAGACATTTTTTCAAATATATTTGAATTTGTTGAGATTTTAATCGTTGGTGCAATCGGTGAACCAGTAGGCGTACCTCTACCTGTTGTAAATAATACGATTTGAGCTCCACCAGCAACCATACCTGTTAATTGTTCAATATCATGACCAGGTGTATCCATCCATACTAATCCTTTTTTCGTCGGTGCCTCTGCATAGTTGATTAGTTCTTGTAACGGACGACTGCCTGCTTTATTCGCAGCTCCAAGTGATTTTTCTTCTAATGAACTAAGCCCACCTTTGATATTACCAGGACTTGGGTTACCTGTACGAATGTCAACACCCATTAAAATCGAACGGTTTTCCATCGCTTCAATTACTTCATATACACGTTTAGCAACTTGATCATCAACGGCACGTGCTGCTAATAAATGCTCTGCACCAATAAGTTCTGTTGTTTCTGCAAGGATTGCAGTTCCACCATGATCAACAATCATGTCACTTACAACACCTACAGCAGGATTTGCAGATAATCCTGAGCAAGCATCAGAGCCGCCGCATTCTGTTCCAATAATTAATTCACTTATGTCACACTCTTCACGCATCAATGCAGACGCATCCTGTACCATTTTGGCAGCAACCTTTGCACCTTCAGCAATGGCTTGAAGTGTGCCGCCGTGATCTTGGATTGAGACTGTTACTACTGGTTTCCCGCTTTTCGCAATTTCACCAGCTACACTTCGAGCTTGATGTGTTTCACAACCTAATCCTAAAACAACAACACCATATACATTTGGATTCAATCCCATTCCAACATAAGTACGGAATGTTTGATCATAGTCAACCCCTACTTGTGCACATCCATGCTGATGAATAAAAGAAACTGTTCCTTGAACAAGTTCTGTAATTTGTTTTGCGGCTTGAGTAGCGCAAGTAATGGTCGGTAGGATTAGTACATGATTACGAATTCCTACTTTACCATCCGGACGACGATAACCCCAAAATTTACTTGTCAATTTTATCGCCCCTTCCTCTTTTGCCTTCTAAATTATGAATATGAACATGCTGTCCAACTTCAATATCTTTTACTGCAACACCGATTACTTCCCCATATTTGATGATGTCTTCACCTAGTTTAATAGGTACAACAGCAAATTTATGACCAAATTCGATAGGATCTTTTATTGTAACATTGAATGTTTTATCTTGGCAGACTACCTCTAATGAAGTTCCTGATTCAATATAATCTAAAGCTATCGCTACCTTATCGTGAGGTTTCATCATAACTGTTTTATGAGCTGTAGCCATAAAACAACCCCCTTTAGTTTTAGAATTCTATTAAGCTGTTACAGTAGCGTGACTTTTTACTGGATTACTTAACACACCAATACCAGAGATTTCAATATCAACACGGTCTCCATCAGCTAATGTAAATTCGTTTGGCGGAACGATACAAGTACCAGTAAGCAATACTGTACCATCAAAAATTACATTATCACGAGTTAAGTAAGAAACAAGCTCATCAAATTTTCTTTTTAATTGACCAGTGCTTGCAGAACCTTCAAATACTTGCTCATCGTTTCTAAAAATGCGGCAAGTAATTTCGAATTGATAAGGGTCTTCTACAGTTTCAGCTAAACGAATAGCAGGTCCAATTGAACAAGAATTTCTCCAAACCTTTGCTTGAGGCAAGTAAAGAGGGTTTTCTCCTTCGATATCACGGCTACTCATATCATTACCTACAATGTATCCAAGTACTTTACCTTGCTTATTAATTACAAGTCCAAGTTCTGGCTCAGGAATTTGCCATTCAGAATCTGAACGAATATATACATCCTGGTTAGGACCAACAGTACGCTTGTCAGTAGATTTGAAGAAAATCTCTGGACGTGGGGCATCATAAACTTTATCATAGAAAGTTTCAGCAACATCTAATTTACCTTGAGTTGCTTCGTAGTTTCTTGCTTCCTTACTCTTTAAGTATGTTACACCAGATGCCCAAACTTCAGGTGCTTCAATTGGAACGATTAAGTTTACATCTTCAACTTTAACTTCTAAAGGAACGCTATTAGCAATCACATCTTGAACGATTGCAAGTGCAGTTGTTTGTTTTTCATCAGCAGAGTTAATAACTTCCATGAAATCCTTTTGTGGTAGTGCATAAATGTTGCCTTCATCTGTTAATGCTGCTAACGTGATGTTGTTGTCTTGTGCAAAGCGAATAATTCTCATTTTTATTTGTCCCCTTCCATAATTCCAACACAGTTTTTTTTGTTTTATATTATCAAATCGAGTTTTTGTAAGATTACAAAAGATGAACTCAATCATCTTTTGTAATCGTCTTATCTTGGTAAACTAGCTCGATACTGATAGCCAAGTTTCGCTGATAGATCACAGCTTTTTTGTCGTAATAGTTCCGTATTTGTAGCGATTTCAGCATCTGTAAGTTGGTTGGCTGCTGCAGATAAACTTAGTGCGGCTACAACTCTTCCATCATGATTACGAATCGGAAATGCTACACAATAAACACCTGGTTCGTTTTCTTGATTATCAATTGCATAACCTTTTTCTCTTACACGATCCATTTCTTCAAGAAATTCTTCTTTACTAGAAATTGTATTTGGTGTTTGCTTAGTAAATTCATAGTCTTTTAGAATTTCTTCAATTTCATCATTTGACTTTGAAATTAAAAGCGCTTTCCCAACACCACTAGAATGAATAGGTACTCTACCACCGATTCTAGAATACAAAATCGTCGCGGTAGGGCTTTCAATTTTATCAATATATACCCCTTCATGACCCACTAAAAGAACAAGATGAACAGTTCTTCCAGTTTCTTTTGATATCTCTAGTAGATGCTGTTTCGCTAATGATCGAATATCTAGGTTTTGGATTACAAAGTTACCTCTTTCAAATAACTTTAATCCCAAGCGGTATTTGCCGTTTTCGGGATTTTGTTCGATATAATGATGCATTTGTAACGTTTTCAATAACGAGTGAACGGTGCTCTTGTGGAGCATCATCCGTTCACTAATATCCGTTATCTTTATTTCCGTTTCATATTCATCAAATAAATCTAAAATTCGTAGAGCCCGGTCTACAGCTTGAATTATAGGCATAGTGTTCATCCTTTTCATAATACTTACCAATAATTATAGTTTATTATACCTACATTGATAAGTATAGAATAATTAAGAACATTTGCAAGTATTTTATTAAACTGTTACTTTTTCCACTGGTACACCTAAACCTTCTGCACCTTTTTCAGATGTAGTTAAATGTGGCGCATAACGCTTTAATAACTCTAATCCTATCTGAGCTCTACGTACACGTTCTTTACATAGCGCAATAGAAGTACTTTCTAGGTGTGTTCCAGATGGATAAATATTAGGTGAATTTCTTAAACCAAATTTAATATAAACTGGAGCTGCAACTCTTATAATCTCAGGGATATCATAATGACGAATAAATCCACCGATGTCATCTGGTGCCTCTACATAAATATCAATTGGGATATCAATAACTTTACGAATAGCAGCTAGTTTTGCCAAAGTAAGATCTGTTGGTACGTTATACGTATCTGCACCAGCATCTTGAATTAGTTTGATAGATACTGGGTTTGATTGTGCCATTTGCACAGAAATTTTAACCACTAAATCTTCTGGAAGTTCACCAGCTTTTTTGAATTCATTTACTAGTACTAATAGACCTTCATCTGAAACTAAAATACTTCTAAAACCGAATCTAACTGCACGCTTGATATCTTCAATGGCATATACTAATTGGTCCATACCTTGTGAACGAAGACCAGCTATTTTACCAGCACTTGCTAATTGCATAGGAGTGATATCAAAAGTACCACGTGGCCCAACGAAAAGACTTACTTCTAAGTTTTCACGACGGCCAATTTCAGCCATTTGCTCAAGCTCTTCATCAGTTAATAGCATAATTCCGCTACCTTGTGAAATACGGTGAATATATACATCACGCTTTTTACATTCATCTACAAGTGCTTGAAATGAAGCAGGGCCTTCTACACTTGGTAGTTCTACACGGTATTGTGCTCCATCAGGGAATCTTTTAGTTGATGTTGGTAGATCATGGCAATCTGTACTTGGGTAACCTAATTTTTCAATAAAATCACGAGTTTCTTGCATTTACGTTTCCTCCTAAATCTGATTAGTTTGTTGTATTTATAGTAAGTTGAGACTTAAGTAATACATCAGTTTTATAGTCTAATACTGCTTCTTCTGAAACAGCAATAGGTACAACACCGTTAGCAGCATCTGTATGACCTATCATACGGTTACTTGCTGCAACTTGACGTTGACGTTTTTGCATTGTTGCTAAACGCTCTTTCGCTAATTCTTTTCTTTCGGCTCTAATATGATCAAATTTAAATTCTAATGAACCTGAACGGAATGCTGAATCATCAATGAATTGAATCTCACGTTCACGCAAACTTAAGTATAATAGATCACCAGTTTGCAAGTATAAAATTCCACCGTCTTCTTTAGCCTCAGGTGTCATATGACCAATTGCTGCACCATATGATACTCCAGAATAACGTCCATCGCTAATTAATGTTGCTAAACGCTTTAATTTACGGTTTGCATTGATATGCTGCATCGGTGTAAACATTTCTGGCATTCCAAATGCAACCGGTCCTTGGCCAGATACGAGAACTGCAATTTTCAAACTGCCATTATCAACCATCTTGTCAAATAGTGTGTGATAGTCCTCTGTTTTCCACTCATCGTAAGTACTTGGTGAATTTTGTTTTAATACCGCAAGAAGATTCTCATGGCTAAAGCTGCCATTATCTCTTAGCTTTGGCAAAAGATTGGAATCTAGTAAGCCATGGTTAGCATCATCTTCATTTTCATAATAAAGTACAAATGCAGCTTTTTTGTCGAAATCATCCAATTGATGTGTACTCATACCGCTAATTTTAACAACTGCGCTTTCAAAGAAGTTACCGGTTAACACATCTACGCCACTAAATGGTCGTCTAGGTTTAGACAAGATTACTGGATTGTCTTTTACATTATCCGCAGATAAGTTCTCTGTATTAGCTAGACGCTCACGCCATGTTTTGCCTGCAACAGTAGGTGCATCAACATCCATTGGAACTCCATTCTCTAACAACTCGTAGAATAAAGATTCCATACCACGACTTTCGCTATCACAGCACTGCATTGCAAGAGAGAATATGTCGCGTCCTTCTGTTAAACTATAATTAAACAAGTCTGGAATTGGGTGTGAATGATGAATTTCATCTAAATCCCATAAACTAAATTTAAATCCACCGTAAAGCATTCCAGCTACTGTATGCATCATTAAATTTGTAGAACCGCCTGATGCGCTATGAATACGGATTGCATTGCGAATATTTGTTGCCATAATATTGGCAGCCCCATAATACGGATCATTAATCATTACTGCTAAGCTATCAAGCACTTCATTTACTTGTGATTGGTTCGGTGATTGTGTAAGCAGCTCTACTGCAGGGTGAACTAATCCCATACCCGCAACTAAGTGACGTGAGCTATTACCTGTACCATTGAACGCGCAAACGCCTCCGCTTCCATCACATGTTGCAACTGCTAAACGTTTTTCATAATCTTTATGAGCAGCTTTTGTAATAATACTGCGGTCTACCAGGCGTTCAAAAACACCTTGAAATGCTGTATTCGATGAACATTGTAAAATGTATGCCATCGCATCTCTTAAATCATCAGCTAAGTCTGGTGCACCTTGTTGCTCGGCATTCTTTGCCACTTCTTCTAATTCCGCAAATAAAGCTGGCGGTATTGTGCCACCTTGTAAAACATGTGCAGGTGCAAAAGTTGCAAAAAACGGCGCTTCTCCGCGATATTGGCGAATTCTATCTAAGTGTGCCATAGCACTTACTACACCTAATGGTTGTTTATCACAGCCTTGGATTACAAATGCTCCATGATAGCTATGAGCTTCCATTTGGTTAACAACCATTTGAGCAACAGCGTTCCGGCTTTGTAATGAATAGCTCATACCTTGGTTGTTTTGTGCTGTTCCATCGCACATAACCGGTGTTGAGAAATAAAACGGAATACCACCATTTTGCCAAATACGAATGGCAGCATGTGCAGATGTTTTAAAGTCCATAATATGTGCTGGGTGATCAGCTGATCCACCGACTATGGCAATACGAGGTGCATTTTCCTCTAATCGATTTACTATTTCTTCAAGCGTCCAATCAGGCGCTGGCCCTTCATACTCAGTTCCAAGTAACTGTTTCGAACGGTCTAACAAACCTGCAACAGTAATGGGTTCGTTTGCTTTACCTTGAACGTTATCACGATAAGGGTTATACGAATTTTGAATCTTAGGATATAAAACTGACATATTGTTAACTCCCCTCATAGATCTGGTATCTATCTAATCCACCCCAATTAATGTCCGTATTCTACCATCACCCCCTGAATTTGCTATCTTAGAATATTATAAAAGCAATATAGCTATAATTGTCAATATTATTTTAGGATTCTAGTAAAAAAGTTTTATACTATCAAACCGAGTTTTGAAAGAGATTCAAAAAAATTTATTAATAACGAAAATAACAGGGCGGATTTACGGATGAAATCCGCCCTATGTTCAGGGATATAAAGGCGATCAATTGAAATTCTAATCTTGTAAACTACTATTATTGATTTTTAGCGATTTCTGCTAAATATTCATCAACATATTCTTTACCGATTGTATCAGCGTGTTTCTCAATAACTGGTGCTACTGCTTCTGCAAAGCGTGCATGTTCTTCTGGTGTGATTTCAGTAAATGTCATTGATTGTTTTAATCTTTCTAAACTTTCAGCTGCAACTTCACGGCTGCGTTGACGGTTATGCTTACCAGCTTCAACTGCAGCGTTTCGGATAATCTCTTGTTGTTCTGGTGTTAAAGTATCCCAAATTTGCTTACTGAATAAGAAGATAAATGGTGTATAAACGTGATTTGTGCTTGATACATGTTGTTGTACTTCAGCATACTGACTTAAATCAATTGTTGGATATGGATTTTCTTGTCCATCAACTGTACCTTGTTGCATTGCAGTAAATAATTCAGTGAAAGCCATTGGTGTTGGATTTGCCCCTAATGCTTTCCAAGCATCTAAGTGAATTTCGTTTTCCATTGTACGAATTTTCAAACCTTGAAGATCTTCCATTTTCGCAACAGCGCGCACGTCATTCGTTAAGTTACGGAAACCATTTTCCCACCAAGCTAATCCAACTAAACTTTGTTCTTCAAGTAAGCTAAACATTTTTTCACCAAATGGTCCGTCTAGCACTTTGTCAGCTACTTCTGCACTTGGAATTGTGAAAGGTAAGTCAAACACTCCATATGCTGGAATAAAGTTAACTAACGGTGATGTAGAAGGAATAGTAATTTCAAGCGTACCAAATTGTAACATTTCAATCGCAGAACGATCATCAGCTATTTGTCCTGAATGGTATACTTCAACGATGAAATCATCAGTTTGACTTTCTACTAATTCTTTGAACTTCATTGCTGATTCATATTCTGGATGTTGATCATTAACACCGATACTTACACGAAGTGTTTTCTTTTCACCACTACTAGATTCAGTTCCAGCACTTTCACCTTCTGAAGAAGAACCAGTTGATGTACTAGAACCACCTCCGCAAGCTGCTAATAAAAACAATGATAAGATCATAAGTACACTTATAATTTTCTTTTTCATAGACATGAACCCCTCCTGCATCTTATATCTTTTATTTTAGTAGTTTGATATAGCCAGCCTTGATCGCCTACCCTCCTTTCATGACCTTTCGAAATCATTGTTTTGTAATATAAAACACCGTTTTACATAACATGTAAAAAATAGAATGTTTTATATTATAAAACACCGTTTCCTTTTTGCATTTCAAAAGGTGATAAATCAATAATACCTGAAAAGGCTTTCACTCGCAAGAATTTTTTGAATAAAAAATCCATTTATTTTCTCGGGATAATTTACTGATAAATCTGAATCCTTTACACAAAAAAAAGAAATCTACTGAATAGCAGATTTCTTTGTCACTATTAGTTTTTATAGAGTCCAGCTTTACTTAAAATAGTTTTAAGCTCCTCTAACTTACTTTCCGCAAGTTGGTTTGCAGGTGGCAACACGTATGTTGAAGACAGTTCTCTACCTGTTAAACGCATCGCTTCTTTTACAACACTCACAAATGGTGTATCTAATTTATACATAAGTGGTAAATATGCTAAACGGCGATGCAATTCCGTTGCTTTCGCAAAATCACCTGATTGAAAGGCTCGATATATACCAACTTGTAGTTCAGGTGCAAAGTTAGTGCTGGCAGAAATAGCACCATCGCCTCCAAGAGCTAAGTTGTTCAATAAATGATCATCAAAGCCAGTTAATACTGCAAAATCAGGTCTTTCAGCCTTTACTGTTAAGATCATTTCTCGAATATGTCCAGCTGTATCAACAGTTTCTTTAATACCTACGATATTAGAATGATTCTTAGCAAGCTTGAGAACAAACTCCGGAGATAGATCCTGACCAGTCAATCCAGGAAAGTTATAAAAAATTATGTTTGTATCTACCGATTCGGCAATAGTTGAGTAGTGTTTATATAAGTTTTCTTCAGATAAATTCCAATAAAAAGGGTTGACGATAACAACACCATCTGCCCCTACTTCTTTACTATGTTTTGATAAGTCTATTACCTCACGAGTATTCGTACCCCCTGTTCCGATAAGAACAGGAACACGACCGGCTACGTATTTAGTTGCAAACGAAGCTACTTCCATTCTTTCTTCAGTTGACATTTGACTGAATTCGCCACCTGTACCTAAAAAGAATAGACCATTGACTCCTGAATCGATTAAATAATCAATTAGCTTTTTCATACTTGCAGTATCTAAAGAACCATCGCTAGTAAACAAAGTTGAAACCGGTGGGATAATACCTTTAAACAGCACGTTCGTACTCATCAGTTTTTACACTCCCAAAATAGACTAATTATTCTTTTCTTTTAGTTTTACTGTTTCTTTTACTTCTTTATTGAACAAATAAGTAGGATAATATCCTGCTAATACATCGGCGATATTTTGTGCTGTTTTTCGTTTCAATTCTAACTCTGCCTCTTCAGAATACCAAGCAGCATGTGGATTTAATACAACATTATCCATTTTTAACAATGGGTTATCACTTGCAATAGGTTCCTGTTCTAGAACGTCCAAACCTGCTCCTGCAATTTCCCCATCTTGTAACGCCTTAATTAACGCTTGCTCGTCAATAACAGGACCTCGAGCAGTATTAATAATAATCGCTTCTTTTTTCATTAACTTGAATTGTTTTTCTCCAATTAAGCCACGAGTTGACTCCATTAAAGGTGTATGAACAGATATATAGTCAGATTGCTCACATAGTTCATCAAGAGTTACTAGCTTTACATTTAAATCATTAGCAACTTGTTCAGGTATGAATGGATCATATGCAATGACATTGATACCGAATGCCTGAGCTTTTTTAGCCAAGGTTTGAGGTATACGGCCAAGACCGGCTAAGCCTAACACACGTCCTCTTAGACGGAAGATTGGTACGCTTACTTTAAAATCCCAATTTCCTCGTTTAACTTCATTATTTAATACTACTGTTTTTCTAGCACAAGACATTAATAGTGCGAATGCATGATCTGAAACTTCATCCATACAATAATCTGTGACATTACCTACAATAACATTATTTTCTGTCGCTGCTGCAATATCAACTGTATTTACACCAACACCATAGCGTGAGACAACTTTTAAATTTGGAAGGCTTTCAAGCACTTTTCTAGAAATCGGAGCGTATTGATTAAGGATACCATCAGCATCCTTTGCCGCTTCAATCACTTCGTCCTCTGTTTTACATTGTGCACGGATTAACTCTGCATCAACAGTAGCAAGCACTTCTTCTTCAGGTGCTAACGTGGAAAATTCAAAATCTGTAATAACTACTTTAAACTTACTCAACTGATTCATCTCCTAATTACATATATTCTTTCTGCGACTAGTATTATGTAGTTTAGTCTAAAATATTCTCCTGAAAATGCGACTAACTCTGTTCTATATAATAAAACAGAGTTTTGAATATTTAAAAACTATTCTTATTTTATAGTAATTTATTTTTTTTATCAATAAATTTGAATGAGTTTTTAAGATTGTCACAATTCATTAATTCCTTATCCACTACGCCTTTAATTACTCAGGATTATATGTACCTCGTATCTTGTTTACTGCAGGATTGTTATATTTAAAATTTGCTAATTGACATGCAGATTTCATCATGTTAGAATAAAACCGATTAAATAAATCGGAAAACTCAATATAGATTATCAAGAGTGGACGAGAGATTTGGCTCACTGACTCCACAGCAACCAGCCTTAAATGGAAAAGGTGCTCCTACCAACAAAGCCAATTGCTTTGGATGATGACGTAATGTTAAAACTCCTTTGCAACCGCGCAAAGGGGTTTTTTATATGCTCTTAAATTCTAATGCCCTTGTTTTAATATAGTTTTCTAAATGATTTTTTAACAATTAAACAACTTAAAGAGGAGAGATTTAGATGATACCAAATGAATATAATGTACTAAAAGGTGCGGAATCTTTTTATATAAAAGGAAATAATACTGGTATTTTACTACTTCATGGCTTTGTTGGAACGCCACAAAGCGTTCAATATATAGGAGAAAAGTATGCTGAAAAGGGATTGACAGTCTTAGCTCCAAGATTAAAAGGTCACGGCACACATTATACAGACCTTAATACTATAAGCTATTACGAATGGATTAACGAATGTATAGATGCATATAACACATTAAAAAAAGAATGTGACCAAGTTTTCATAATTGGTCAATCGATGGGTGGCATACTTGCATTGCACCTTGCAAGTATACTTAAGGATGTAAGTGGAGTTATTACTATAAATGCTGCAATCCACGTACCCGGATATGAAATCTATAGGGGCGCTGAGTCACCTAGATATATTCATGAAGGTACCCCTGATATCAAAGACCAAGCGGTAAACGAAATCACTTACGAGCAGGTACCATTACATTCAATTAAGCAATTACTATCCGTAATTGATCATACAAAAAAGACACTTTACCAGGTAACGTGCCCACTTTTACTTTTTAAATCCTCTATTGACCATGTTGTACCACCAATAAGTACGGATTTTATCTATGATAGTGTCCAATCGCAACATAAGATGATAAAGATACTGAACAATTCCTACCATGTAGCATCTATGGACTATGATAAAAATATCATCATTAATCACACTATTGATTTTATTACCGATGTTAAAAGCCAAAAACAAAAGTATAAACTCCTCCAGTAGGAGTTTATACTTTGATTTAAATACTCTCATCCCTTCTGTTCGAATTAAAAAGTGCAGAAGTCTAGACCTTTAGCACGTATGCCTTTTATAATATGGGGTAAAGCCACCACTGTTTGTTCTAGCTCATGTAGTAAAACAATCGAGCCTGGCCTACTATTTTCAACAACATTATTAACAATCATATAAGGCTGTTCCTTTAATTCCCAATCATATGATGAAATTTCCCACATAATTGGGGTTAACTGTAACCGTTCCAATATATCTAATGTTGCGTCATTATATCTACCAAACGGCGGTCTAAAATAAGAAACTGTTTCTCCAGTAATTTTTTCAATTGACTTCTTACTACTCTTAATCTGTCTGTACTGCTCACTATATGACAATCTAACTAGATCTTTATGATTAATGCTATGTGTACCAATCCTGTGGCCTTCTGCGAGCACTCTTTTCCAAGGCCGTTTTTCATAAAGTAATCGAGATTGCCAAAAGAATACAGCAGGCACCTTTTCTTTTAATAAAATATCTAAGATTGTATTTAAGTTCCTGCTTGGACCATCATCAAATGTCAATACAACTTTATCGTTGTTATTTTTCATTTGTGATACGTTAGTCAACCAGCGGTTATCTTTAAGATCGTACACGATCTCACTTTTAACTACTCAAGGACTATTCATAAAATTCACTCCTAGATTGTGATTTATCCCATCTACACAGAATTTTTTAACTAGCTTAATAGAATCACTGTAATTTGGAATTCAATTGGAAAAACTTTTTACTTTATCTATAAGATTAAAGCCATTTATAATATCATGTTAGGGAAGGGGAGAAAAAATGGCAACTATCAAACAATATGTATTTTTTGATTTTGAAATGCTTTGCTCAAAGCGTGCTATGCCATTCGCAGAAATGGAAGCCATACGTTTAGGTGCTGTTAAATATGACCTTCAAACTAAAGAAATAGAAACTTTTGATCAATATATACGTCCAACTACTTTAGAACCTTTAAGTGATTTTTGCAAATCATTAACGGGTATTCAAGACTCTGATTTGGA
Protein-coding regions in this window:
- a CDS encoding UxaA family hydrolase yields the protein MATAHKTVMMKPHDKVAIALDYIESGTSLEVVCQDKTFNVTIKDPIEFGHKFAVVPIKLGEDIIKYGEVIGVAVKDIEVGQHVHIHNLEGKRGRGDKIDK
- the gucD gene encoding alpha-ketoglutaric semialdehyde dehydrogenase GucD, whose product is MTVQTDVKTYLNYINGEWVAGTSEEVTASINPANKNEIVGYVQKSTKEDLDKAVAALNYINGEWVAGTSEEVTASINPANKNEIVGYVQKSTKEDLDKAVAAAKTAQVAWRKLSGSARGDFLYKIANVIEKNIDEIAATMTKEMGKTFPEAKGETARGIAILRYYAGEGLRKVGDVIPSTDSEALMFTTRKPLGVVGVITPWNFPVAIPIWKIAPALVYGNTVVLKPAGETAVTAAKVVECFAEAGLPAGVLNLVTGSGSVIGQGIIDHKDINGITFTGSDQVGKAVGAGALARGAKYQLEMGGKNPVIVANDADLDLAVEATISGGLRSTGQKCTCTSRVIVQSEVYEAFKEKLVAKVKELKVGDGLREETWMGPCASESQLNTVLHYIEKGKEEGATLLAGGSRVVENGLENGFYVQPTVFDNVTRDMTIAREEIFGPVLALMKVETLEEALEVANDSEFGLSASIFTTNISKMLSFINEMDAGLVRINAESAGVELQAPFGGMKNSSSHSREQGTAAIEFFTAIKTVFVKG
- a CDS encoding IclR family transcriptional regulator yields the protein MPIIQAVDRALRILDLFDEYETEIKITDISERMMLHKSTVHSLLKTLQMHHYIEQNPENGKYRLGLKLFERGNFVIQNLDIRSLAKQHLLEISKETGRTVHLVLLVGHEGVYIDKIESPTATILYSRIGGRVPIHSSGVGKALLISKSNDEIEEILKDYEFTKQTPNTISSKEEFLEEMDRVREKGYAIDNQENEPGVYCVAFPIRNHDGRVVAALSLSAAANQLTDAEIATNTELLRQKSCDLSAKLGYQYRASLPR
- a CDS encoding fumarylacetoacetate hydrolase family protein, which encodes MRIIRFAQDNNITLAALTDEGNIYALPQKDFMEVINSADEKQTTALAIVQDVIANSVPLEVKVEDVNLIVPIEAPEVWASGVTYLKSKEARNYEATQGKLDVAETFYDKVYDAPRPEIFFKSTDKRTVGPNQDVYIRSDSEWQIPEPELGLVINKQGKVLGYIVGNDMSSRDIEGENPLYLPQAKVWRNSCSIGPAIRLAETVEDPYQFEITCRIFRNDEQVFEGSASTGQLKRKFDELVSYLTRDNVIFDGTVLLTGTCIVPPNEFTLADGDRVDIEISGIGVLSNPVKSHATVTA
- a CDS encoding U32 family peptidase; the protein is MQETRDFIEKLGYPSTDCHDLPTSTKRFPDGAQYRVELPSVEGPASFQALVDECKKRDVYIHRISQGSGIMLLTDEELEQMAEIGRRENLEVSLFVGPRGTFDITPMQLASAGKIAGLRSQGMDQLVYAIEDIKRAVRFGFRSILVSDEGLLVLVNEFKKAGELPEDLVVKISVQMAQSNPVSIKLIQDAGADTYNVPTDLTLAKLAAIRKVIDIPIDIYVEAPDDIGGFIRHYDIPEIIRVAAPVYIKFGLRNSPNIYPSGTHLESTSIALCKERVRRAQIGLELLKRYAPHLTTSEKGAEGLGVPVEKVTV
- a CDS encoding UxaA family hydrolase; this encodes MTSKFWGYRRPDGKVGIRNHVLILPTITCATQAAKQITELVQGTVSFIHQHGCAQVGVDYDQTFRTYVGMGLNPNVYGVVVLGLGCETHQARSVAGEIAKSGKPVVTVSIQDHGGTLQAIAEGAKVAAKMVQDASALMREECDISELIIGTECGGSDACSGLSANPAVGVVSDMIVDHGGTAILAETTELIGAEHLLAARAVDDQVAKRVYEVIEAMENRSILMGVDIRTGNPSPGNIKGGLSSLEEKSLGAANKAGSRPLQELINYAEAPTKKGLVWMDTPGHDIEQLTGMVAGGAQIVLFTTGRGTPTGSPIAPTIKISTNSNIFEKMSDNIDLNAGTIIDGTETVSEVGQRIFSEITTVSSGKLTKAEILKQHDFGIWRIGPTF